Proteins found in one Paenibacillus borealis genomic segment:
- a CDS encoding PAS domain-containing hybrid sensor histidine kinase/response regulator, protein MHKDWASILGRALSGESAYRALFDHHPDLIIVLDRQGRYADSNRTLNAEDAGRLIECRVHPPGETYFASALAGITSSFELIVEAAEGNEAGAGSAGGQAVSVRYVPLHTEEGIAGVFAIVHDTGNRPLSLLLQGWERMSRRESAGTERIGLEGADFPPRTEEELLTEEELPLSEFVFEMAEDRRLSLILNSVSAGIFGLDTLGRTIFINREGAEMLGYEPSELAGLPMMEMIHYIRGSAARHSPLECPIRLTIQDGVTRSKADEIFWRKDGTSFFVNYQIAPLLDKGIICGVVVSFSDITNEREILRAKESAEQAAQAKSDFLAMMSHEIRTPMNGMIGMADLLLETNLEEEQRSYAEILRSSSYSLLQILNDILDFSKMEAGKMPLQSESFDLREMLEGIIDLFTPKAEEKKLALRWWADTSVPDIVTTDPSRLRQIIVNLVGNALKFTDQGSVTLSVKNIPLPASPEYLLEFSVRDTGVGIADSKLNLLFQSFSQLHPSINRKYGGTGLGLAICKQLVELMGGTIFVESEENRGSIFRFMLPFVKEEIEAEVEVEQA, encoded by the coding sequence ATGCATAAAGATTGGGCTTCTATCCTGGGCCGGGCACTTTCCGGGGAAAGTGCTTATAGAGCGTTGTTCGATCATCATCCAGATCTCATTATCGTGCTGGACCGGCAGGGACGTTACGCCGACAGCAACCGTACCCTAAATGCTGAGGACGCAGGCAGGCTGATTGAATGCCGGGTGCATCCGCCTGGCGAGACCTATTTCGCCTCTGCTCTGGCTGGTATTACATCCAGCTTCGAGCTGATTGTGGAAGCAGCAGAGGGAAATGAAGCCGGTGCAGGAAGTGCTGGAGGTCAAGCTGTTTCAGTACGTTATGTGCCGCTTCATACTGAAGAAGGCATTGCCGGTGTATTTGCCATCGTTCATGATACCGGGAACCGGCCGCTCTCTCTGCTGCTGCAAGGCTGGGAACGCATGAGCAGACGGGAATCTGCCGGTACGGAACGTATAGGACTTGAAGGAGCGGACTTCCCTCCCCGGACGGAGGAGGAATTGCTGACAGAGGAGGAGCTGCCGCTCTCAGAGTTTGTTTTTGAGATGGCGGAGGACAGACGGCTTAGTCTGATTCTCAATTCCGTCTCTGCGGGAATCTTCGGACTGGATACGCTGGGCCGGACGATCTTTATCAACCGTGAAGGTGCTGAAATGCTGGGCTATGAGCCATCAGAGCTCGCCGGATTGCCGATGATGGAAATGATCCACTATATCCGCGGGAGTGCAGCCCGGCATTCACCGCTGGAATGTCCCATCCGGCTCACCATTCAGGATGGCGTTACCCGCAGTAAGGCGGATGAAATCTTCTGGCGCAAGGACGGGACCAGCTTCTTCGTGAACTATCAGATTGCTCCGCTGCTCGATAAAGGAATAATCTGCGGTGTGGTCGTTTCCTTCAGTGATATTACGAACGAACGGGAGATTCTCCGGGCCAAGGAATCGGCTGAGCAGGCTGCGCAGGCCAAGTCTGATTTCCTGGCGATGATGAGCCATGAGATCCGCACCCCGATGAACGGCATGATCGGGATGGCTGATCTGCTGCTGGAAACCAATCTGGAGGAAGAGCAGCGCAGCTACGCCGAGATTCTGCGCAGCAGCAGCTACAGTCTGCTGCAGATCCTCAATGATATTCTCGATTTCAGCAAGATGGAAGCCGGCAAAATGCCGCTGCAATCGGAGAGCTTCGATCTGCGCGAGATGCTCGAGGGCATCATTGATCTGTTCACCCCTAAGGCGGAAGAGAAGAAGCTTGCTCTGCGCTGGTGGGCAGATACCAGTGTGCCGGATATTGTCACGACCGATCCCAGCCGATTGCGGCAGATTATCGTCAATCTGGTCGGCAACGCGCTGAAGTTCACCGACCAGGGGAGCGTGACCCTCTCGGTGAAGAACATTCCGCTGCCGGCCTCGCCCGAATATCTGCTGGAGTTCTCTGTCCGTGATACCGGTGTAGGCATTGCCGACAGCAAGCTGAACCTGCTCTTCCAGTCCTTCTCCCAGCTGCATCCGTCTATTAACCGCAAATACGGCGGCACCGGACTGGGCCTGGCGATCTGCAAGCAGCTGGTGGAGCTGATGGGCGGAACGATCTTCGTGGAGAGCGAAGAGAACCGGGGGTCGATCTTCCGGTTCATGCTTCCTTTTGTGAAGGAAGAGATTGAAGCTGAGGTTGAAGTTGAACAGGCCTGA
- a CDS encoding glycoside hydrolase family 65 protein, with product MKQYLKIDEWSIIEESFDPQTQEISESVFSIGNGYMGGRANFEEQYSGHSLQGSYMAGVYYPDKTRVGWWKNGYPEYFAKVLNSTNWIGINIELDGTPLDLAACTVSEFRRVLNMKEGTLSRSFTAATPEGKEVKVESIRIVSMVRHEIGAIRYSVQPLNFSGEITVTPYLDGDIKNKDSNYDEKFWNEVEKKAEPAGGHLTLKTKKLDFHVTSAYVYDILVNGEAAAAEAEAIEQEKYVGSKVTVPVQSGDQVVIYKYAANVTSRNYGLGQLVDAAKTALQGAREAGFVALLTEQAAAWGDKWKESDIIIEGDVSAQQAIRFNIFQLNQTYTGEDDRLNIGPKGFTGEKYGGSTYWDTEAYCVPFYLSTADSTIARNLLIYRYKHLEKAKENALKLGYKKGALYPMVTMNGEECHNEWEITFEEIHRNGAIAYAIYNYVNYTGDKAYLGQYGLEVLVEISRFWEERVHYVPHKDKYVMLGVTGPNEYENNVNNNWYTNRIAAWTMEYTLEALAYLQENEGTRYAELADKLELLESETAQWNEIIAKMYYPADEERGIFLQQDGFLDKEIIQVKDVLPENLPLNQKWSWDRILRSCFIKQADVLQGLYFLGDRYDLDTKKRNFDFYEPITVHESSLSPCIHAILACELGYKEKAYEMYLRTSRLDLDNYNNDTEDGCHTTSMAGTWMSVVHGFGGLRVLNDRLTLNPSNPGHWTSYSFKIMFRGSRLKVTVTDVQVTVMNETDVPASLTIHGKEYTVNGLSSVTADGSSVTV from the coding sequence ATGAAACAATACCTCAAAATTGATGAATGGTCCATCATCGAAGAATCCTTTGATCCGCAGACCCAGGAAATTTCCGAAAGCGTATTTAGCATCGGGAATGGTTACATGGGCGGCAGAGCCAACTTCGAAGAACAATACAGCGGGCATAGCCTGCAAGGCAGCTACATGGCCGGTGTATACTACCCTGATAAGACACGGGTCGGCTGGTGGAAAAACGGGTATCCGGAGTATTTTGCCAAAGTCCTGAACAGCACCAACTGGATCGGCATCAACATTGAGCTGGACGGCACTCCGCTCGATCTGGCTGCCTGCACAGTCAGTGAATTCCGCCGGGTCCTTAATATGAAGGAAGGCACACTCTCCCGGAGCTTCACAGCCGCCACTCCAGAGGGCAAAGAGGTGAAAGTTGAGAGCATCCGCATCGTCAGTATGGTCCGCCACGAGATTGGCGCGATCCGCTACTCCGTCCAGCCGCTCAATTTCTCCGGTGAGATTACCGTGACTCCTTATCTGGATGGCGACATCAAGAACAAGGATTCCAACTACGACGAGAAGTTCTGGAACGAGGTGGAGAAGAAAGCTGAACCGGCGGGCGGACATCTGACCCTGAAGACCAAGAAGCTGGATTTTCACGTAACCTCCGCCTATGTCTATGACATTCTGGTTAACGGCGAAGCAGCAGCCGCAGAAGCGGAAGCTATCGAGCAGGAAAAATATGTAGGCAGTAAAGTAACGGTTCCTGTACAATCCGGCGATCAGGTGGTTATTTATAAATATGCCGCCAACGTTACCTCCCGCAATTACGGGCTGGGCCAGCTGGTGGATGCCGCCAAAACTGCTCTGCAAGGTGCGCGTGAAGCCGGATTTGTAGCGCTTTTGACCGAACAGGCTGCGGCTTGGGGCGACAAATGGAAGGAAAGCGACATTATTATTGAGGGTGACGTGTCGGCGCAGCAGGCGATCCGGTTTAATATTTTCCAGCTGAATCAGACTTATACGGGCGAAGATGACCGTCTCAATATCGGACCGAAGGGCTTCACGGGGGAAAAATACGGCGGCAGCACCTACTGGGATACGGAAGCTTATTGTGTGCCTTTCTATCTGAGTACCGCCGATTCTACGATTGCCCGCAATCTGCTGATCTACCGTTACAAGCATCTGGAGAAAGCCAAAGAGAACGCCCTGAAGCTCGGTTACAAAAAAGGCGCACTCTATCCAATGGTGACGATGAACGGTGAGGAGTGCCATAACGAGTGGGAGATTACGTTTGAAGAGATCCACCGCAACGGTGCGATTGCTTATGCGATTTATAATTATGTGAACTATACCGGCGACAAGGCTTATCTCGGCCAATACGGGCTTGAGGTGCTGGTGGAGATTTCCCGCTTCTGGGAAGAACGCGTGCACTATGTGCCGCATAAAGACAAATACGTGATGCTCGGCGTAACCGGCCCGAATGAATATGAGAATAACGTCAACAATAACTGGTATACGAACCGGATTGCCGCCTGGACAATGGAATATACACTCGAAGCGCTGGCGTACCTGCAAGAAAATGAAGGCACACGTTATGCAGAACTTGCCGACAAGCTGGAGCTGCTGGAGAGCGAAACGGCGCAATGGAACGAGATTATCGCCAAAATGTACTACCCCGCTGATGAAGAACGCGGCATCTTCCTGCAGCAGGACGGCTTCCTAGACAAGGAAATTATCCAGGTCAAGGATGTACTTCCGGAGAACCTGCCGCTGAACCAGAAATGGTCCTGGGACCGCATCCTGCGCTCCTGCTTCATTAAACAGGCGGATGTGCTGCAAGGGCTCTATTTCCTGGGTGACCGCTATGATCTGGATACCAAAAAGCGTAACTTCGACTTCTACGAGCCGATCACCGTGCACGAGTCCTCCCTCTCCCCTTGTATCCATGCCATTCTGGCCTGCGAACTGGGCTACAAGGAGAAGGCTTATGAGATGTATCTGCGCACTTCACGGCTGGATCTCGATAATTACAACAATGATACGGAAGACGGCTGCCACACTACCAGCATGGCGGGCACGTGGATGTCGGTCGTACATGGCTTCGGCGGACTGCGTGTGCTTAATGACCGGCTGACCCTGAACCCTTCCAACCCGGGACACTGGACCTCATATTCGTTCAAAATCATGTTCCGCGGCTCCCGTCTGAAGGTCACAGTTACCGATGTACAGGTTACGGTTATGAATGAAACCGATGTTCCGGCATCCCTCACGATTCACGGCAAGGAGTATACGGTGAACGGACTGAGCAGTGTGACTGCTGACGGTTCTTCGGTAACTGTGTAG
- a CDS encoding DegV family protein, which yields MSIVKIFSDSTSDLPQGWKETYDIGIVPLYVVFEDGTFKDGVEITPEEVYRRVAANGALPKTAAPSPADFIAAFQPVVSAGGDIVYISLSSSLSSTYQNALLAAGEFPEGRVHVVDSQTLCGGIALLVMKAARAAAKGHSAADIAAMIEEARERVESEFVVDTLDYLYMGGRCSGMQNFIGSLLKIRPVLRLVDGAIVPVARIRGKKEKAVEQMLQHALANAAGMDTELLIVAHTLAEEDARYLEKALREQTGVDEIAVIHAGCVIGSHCGPATVGLMYMH from the coding sequence ATGTCTATCGTAAAAATCTTTTCAGACAGCACTTCCGATTTGCCGCAAGGCTGGAAGGAAACGTATGATATCGGCATTGTCCCGTTATATGTAGTATTTGAAGACGGCACCTTCAAGGATGGTGTAGAGATTACACCCGAAGAAGTGTACCGCCGTGTCGCCGCAAATGGTGCATTGCCCAAGACGGCAGCCCCTTCCCCGGCTGATTTCATTGCCGCTTTTCAGCCGGTCGTGAGCGCTGGCGGAGATATCGTCTATATCAGTCTTTCTTCTTCTTTATCCTCTACATATCAGAATGCCCTGCTGGCCGCAGGCGAGTTCCCTGAAGGCCGGGTACATGTTGTGGATTCCCAGACGTTATGCGGCGGGATCGCATTGCTGGTCATGAAAGCCGCCCGCGCCGCAGCCAAAGGCCACAGTGCGGCCGACATCGCAGCTATGATCGAAGAAGCCCGTGAGCGGGTGGAATCCGAATTTGTAGTCGATACGCTGGATTACTTATATATGGGCGGACGCTGCTCAGGCATGCAGAACTTTATCGGCAGCCTGCTGAAGATCCGGCCTGTACTGCGGCTGGTGGACGGGGCGATTGTACCCGTTGCCAGAATCCGCGGCAAGAAGGAAAAGGCTGTAGAGCAGATGCTCCAGCATGCACTTGCGAATGCAGCCGGTATGGACACGGAGCTGCTTATTGTTGCCCATACCCTGGCTGAAGAGGATGCCCGGTATCTGGAGAAGGCACTGCGCGAGCAGACAGGTGTGGATGAAATTGCCGTAATCCATGCCGGCTGTGTCATCGGCAGCCACTGCGGACCTGCTACAGTTGGCCTAATGTATATGCACTAG
- a CDS encoding glycoside hydrolase family 13 protein, producing MNRAFWKEAVVYQIYPRSFQDSNGDGIGDLQGIISRLDYLQKLGVDVVWLSPVYKSPNDDNGYDISNYEDIMDEFGTLRDWEELLAGLHARGIKLMMDLVINHSSDEHAWFAESRASKDNPYRDYYIWRPGGPDGALPNNWSSIFSGPAWEKDEATGEYYLHLFSRKQPDLNWENPELRDALYKMIAFWLDKGVDGLRMDVINMISKVEGLPSAHHEGLAPGELAGGGEFYMNGPRVHEFLQEMNREVLSKYDVMTVGETPGATVEDAILYTDEDRHELQMVFQFEHMDVDSGPGGKWNVIPWTLKGLRDILHKWQVGLADKGWNSLYLNNHDQPRMVSRFGDDGKYRVISAKMLATLLHTLKGTPYIYQGEEIGMTNVKFPVLEDYKDIEILNMYREKVTEGGGDHETVLQAIHTKGRDNARTPMQWDASTNAGFTAGTPWLKLNPRYTEINVEQALADPDSVFYYYQQLISLRKQHLIMVYGEYELLLPEHEYIYAYTRTLDGEKWLVLLNFCDTPQTVELPEELNAVTETIIGNYPEEPAPMDRSTLRPYEARVCRLG from the coding sequence ATGAATAGAGCCTTTTGGAAAGAAGCCGTAGTGTATCAGATTTACCCGCGCAGCTTCCAGGACAGTAACGGAGACGGGATCGGAGACCTGCAGGGAATCATCTCCCGGCTGGATTATCTGCAGAAGCTGGGCGTCGATGTCGTCTGGCTGTCACCGGTCTACAAATCCCCGAACGATGACAACGGTTATGATATCAGCAACTACGAGGATATTATGGATGAATTCGGCACGCTGCGGGACTGGGAGGAGCTGCTGGCCGGCCTGCATGCACGCGGCATCAAGCTGATGATGGATCTCGTGATCAACCACTCCTCGGACGAGCACGCCTGGTTCGCGGAATCCCGTGCCTCCAAGGATAACCCCTACCGCGATTACTATATCTGGCGTCCCGGCGGACCGGATGGCGCACTGCCGAACAACTGGAGCTCTATCTTCAGCGGCCCCGCCTGGGAGAAGGATGAAGCCACGGGCGAATACTACCTGCATCTGTTCTCGCGCAAGCAGCCGGATCTCAACTGGGAGAACCCGGAGCTGCGGGATGCCCTCTATAAAATGATCGCCTTCTGGCTAGACAAAGGTGTAGACGGGCTGCGGATGGATGTTATCAACATGATCTCCAAAGTAGAAGGACTCCCTTCCGCACACCATGAGGGTCTGGCTCCCGGTGAGCTGGCTGGTGGCGGAGAATTCTATATGAATGGACCGCGGGTCCATGAGTTCCTCCAGGAGATGAACCGTGAAGTCCTCTCCAAATATGATGTAATGACCGTGGGAGAGACTCCGGGGGCAACAGTCGAGGATGCCATTCTCTACACCGATGAAGACCGGCATGAGCTGCAAATGGTGTTCCAGTTCGAGCATATGGATGTCGATTCCGGCCCGGGCGGCAAGTGGAATGTGATTCCGTGGACGCTGAAGGGGCTGCGTGATATCCTGCACAAATGGCAGGTAGGCTTGGCGGACAAGGGCTGGAACAGCCTCTATCTCAACAACCACGATCAGCCGCGGATGGTCTCCCGGTTCGGGGATGACGGTAAATACCGTGTGATCTCAGCCAAAATGCTGGCCACCCTGCTGCACACGCTCAAAGGCACGCCGTATATCTATCAGGGTGAGGAAATCGGCATGACTAATGTTAAATTTCCTGTACTTGAAGACTATAAGGATATCGAGATTCTCAATATGTACCGGGAAAAGGTTACGGAAGGCGGCGGAGATCATGAGACGGTCCTCCAGGCGATTCATACCAAGGGCCGCGATAATGCCCGGACCCCCATGCAATGGGACGCCTCAACGAATGCCGGTTTTACCGCTGGCACGCCTTGGCTCAAGCTCAATCCGCGCTACACAGAGATCAATGTGGAACAGGCGCTGGCCGATCCTGACTCGGTATTTTACTATTATCAGCAGCTGATTAGCCTGCGCAAGCAGCATCTGATCATGGTGTATGGTGAATATGAGCTGCTTTTGCCGGAGCATGAATATATCTACGCGTACACCCGGACTCTGGACGGGGAGAAGTGGCTGGTGCTGCTGAATTTCTGTGACACCCCGCAGACTGTAGAGCTGCCTGAAGAGCTCAACGCGGTAACGGAAACGATTATCGGTAACTATCCGGAGGAACCGGCGCCTATGGACCGCAGCACCCTGCGACCTTACGAAGCAAGAGTCTGCCGGCTGGGTTAG
- a CDS encoding AraC family transcriptional regulator — MEWLIRMKNALDYMESKMTEPLRIEEVAAVAYVSPFHFQRMFSMLTGVTVADYIRKRRLTLAAQELAISNIRVLDVALKYGYDSPESFAKAFRKAHGLTPSAAREPGVQLKAFPRLSFHLSLKGDQEMDYKIVNKEAFTVIGKSMEVTCKDGENFRRIPQFWDECNEDGTSDKLIEFGLREEWLGICMNMNMETEMLSYWIGVEADAATDPQGYETAVVPAASWAVFKSEGALPDAIQGVWQRIFQEWFPGTGYEHTGGPEFELYPPGDTSAEDYVCEIWIPVMKK, encoded by the coding sequence TTGGAATGGCTGATCCGAATGAAGAACGCGCTGGATTATATGGAGAGTAAAATGACCGAACCGCTGCGCATCGAAGAAGTTGCCGCGGTGGCTTATGTCTCCCCCTTCCACTTCCAGCGTATGTTCAGCATGCTGACCGGGGTTACGGTGGCAGACTATATCCGCAAGCGCAGATTGACTCTGGCCGCGCAAGAGCTGGCTATTTCAAACATCCGTGTGCTGGATGTCGCGCTGAAATACGGATATGACTCCCCGGAGTCATTCGCCAAAGCGTTCCGCAAAGCGCATGGGCTCACCCCCTCCGCCGCGCGGGAACCCGGGGTACAGCTTAAAGCATTCCCCCGCCTCTCTTTCCATCTGTCATTGAAGGGAGATCAGGAAATGGATTACAAAATCGTGAATAAAGAAGCTTTTACCGTCATCGGCAAATCAATGGAGGTTACCTGCAAGGACGGGGAGAATTTCCGCAGAATTCCGCAGTTCTGGGATGAATGCAATGAAGACGGCACATCAGATAAGCTGATTGAGTTCGGCTTACGCGAAGAGTGGCTCGGCATCTGCATGAATATGAATATGGAGACGGAAATGCTGTCCTACTGGATTGGAGTTGAAGCAGACGCGGCCACTGACCCGCAGGGGTATGAGACCGCAGTGGTTCCGGCTGCATCTTGGGCGGTATTCAAGTCCGAGGGCGCCTTGCCCGATGCGATTCAAGGCGTCTGGCAGCGTATTTTCCAGGAATGGTTCCCGGGAACAGGGTATGAGCATACGGGCGGCCCCGAATTCGAGCTGTATCCGCCAGGCGATACATCAGCAGAGGATTATGTCTGCGAAATATGGATTCCTGTAATGAAGAAATAA
- a CDS encoding class I SAM-dependent methyltransferase, with the protein MQEQMARTNKTAWETKAYQAWIQHHGSPEELAGRLKQDPRHPLRHWLKYIGNPAGLKVLNLLGSHGMKAICLALLGAEVTVVDISEENRRYASEVAAAAGVELNYICADVLHIPGEEALGSFDVVLMEFGILHYFTDLNAIFSVVSRRLSVNGRLMLTDFHPFARAWMTTRNLQHPTGNYFDDTLTEGEVAFAKLLPEEERSRLAQVVTRGWTVGDIITSVASQGLYIRTFEEIRSPGDPRFPEFYTLIADHIEGQLNPLYPGTPG; encoded by the coding sequence ATGCAGGAGCAGATGGCACGTACGAACAAGACAGCTTGGGAAACGAAAGCATATCAGGCCTGGATACAGCACCATGGATCACCTGAGGAACTTGCCGGGCGATTGAAGCAGGATCCAAGGCACCCATTGCGGCATTGGCTGAAGTACATAGGCAACCCGGCAGGGTTGAAGGTGCTGAACCTGCTCGGCTCTCACGGAATGAAAGCGATTTGTCTGGCATTGCTGGGTGCTGAGGTTACTGTCGTGGATATATCCGAAGAGAACCGGCGGTATGCCAGTGAAGTAGCAGCAGCGGCGGGTGTTGAGCTGAATTACATCTGTGCAGATGTCTTACATATCCCCGGTGAAGAAGCGCTGGGAAGCTTCGATGTTGTCCTGATGGAGTTTGGCATTTTGCATTACTTTACGGATTTAAATGCTATTTTTTCTGTGGTCAGCAGAAGGTTATCGGTCAACGGCCGGCTCATGCTGACGGATTTCCACCCGTTCGCCAGGGCATGGATGACAACCCGGAATCTTCAGCATCCTACGGGTAATTATTTTGACGATACACTCACAGAAGGTGAAGTTGCCTTTGCCAAGCTGCTTCCCGAAGAAGAACGGTCCAGATTAGCACAAGTGGTGACGCGGGGCTGGACTGTAGGGGATATTATCACTTCCGTAGCCTCCCAAGGGTTATACATCCGCACATTTGAAGAAATCAGAAGCCCCGGGGACCCGAGATTCCCTGAATTCTACACGCTGATTGCGGATCATATCGAGGGGCAGCTGAACCCGCTATATCCTGGAACACCGGGCTAG